The genomic stretch cttggctGGACAGTGGGCTCGGGACAGCTTTTGTGCCCCCTTCTGTGCAGGCTGCTCTACACCAACCTTGCCTTTGCTCGTGAATttgacacactcaatgccattTACCAGGTCTCTTCCATTGGTCTTTCCTCCTTTTGTGTGGCCAAGTCCATCCTTGACTTTGGGATTTCTCCCATCCTTGTAGTTTGGCCTATTTTGCTGAACTTCTTTACCTTGTGGTTTGTTCTCACACTTGGTGTTCAACAGATGTGTGAGCCTcgtgatctcctttttcatagcCTCCATGTTTGCAAGATTTGTGGAATACATGTTTAGGTCAAGATTATTGCATTTTCCACAACCTTCactaatggagggagtactagtctCATTTGACTTAGAGGACTGTGAGGTACTCTCCCAAAGAAGATTGTATTGCTGCTCAAGACCTTTATGCTTTTCATCTAAGCCATAATACTTTTGCTTGAGTGCATCTACTTCCTTCTTTGTGAGAGTGtggctttctttttctttctttaaacttttctttagggcagCCACCTCACTCTCCAATGAGTCAATTTCTTTAATTTGAGCtagatttttcttagcttgctccttgatgtcatcatttcTTAAATCAATTTCATTATTGAGATCTAGTACTTCCTTCATTAGCCTAGAGatgtagactttagttttatgatcaCACTTTTTGGTCATTTCATTaaattcatcatcactagagtcatcatcactagaggagTCACTTAGTTCACTACTAGAGATTTCTTTGGGGATTGGAGAAGATTTGGATTTGGTTTGTACCTTCCCACCCTTTGCCATAAGACAAATGTGGGGGctgccatcttgctcatcatcggTCATGTTGTCGAAGAGCCTTGGTGAAGGTGTTGACTTGAGGACAGCAATGGTAGCCAtcttctcatctccacttgaggtcTCTTGAGTTGAGTCCCATTCATGCCCGATGTGTGCTTCTCCAACCCTCTTGTAATTTCTCTTGTTGTCATGCCTTTgttccttctttttctttgcctctggacattctgcaacaagatgctcggtgctgccacagttaaagcacaatctcttcttcttgttttggAACTTCCTTGGAGTGAACTTGAAACCATGTTGTTTCAGCCCCCGTCTATGCTTGCTTATGAAGAGGGCAATATCATCTATCTTCTCataatcaccatcatcaccatcactatcactagaggatgaggatggatcacattcttgaatttgctTTACTTTCTTGGGCTGACTTGTTGATACTTGCTTGCCTTCTTTGCCTTCTCTCGGGATCGGTAGTCATACCACCATCAGGCTTGAGGGTGGAGTTGCTAGCTGTTGAGACTGATAGCTCACTGCTATCACTCTCAACCAGCACATCCTCAGCTTGTGCAGCTGGAATGGACTTATCCTTCGCTCCCGAGCTTCCCGCAACTTCCATActtcacgcggtgaagcgtatacgaagtaaccttgctctgataccacttgtaggatctctggatgtacaggaagtggcctagaggggggggtgaataggcctgttcaaactttttcagcaaagtttatcagtcacacaggcaagggcggcagtgaggccctcccagggcggcactgacggcctcaacagaaaaacagacagaagcttaattgaattgattcaaagtttacccagggaaatttagatcgactaaatttccaagcttcctgcAAGATGTTAGGGCACAGGTATGTGGCTAGAATGTGCTGGAGCCtccccaccaagtagatcggcctcaaatcctaacacaaactcatacacaagtgaaagcacacaagacacacgatttttaccgtggttcagctgttgccacaacaaggcttggcctactccacgttgttgaggtgcccacactaggaccggcttagccacacaggcttaccttctcctcgttctcaaagcaaggattttaccccttgcaaagagtaaagaatgtattagctgcaagggtaactttacaaaccttcccttggctgccacacaagttggcaagctctagggcgacgcctagccggctaggagcaagctccaagagtaacaaactcaaggctgccggccaaacgtgaaccaaaagctctttttgacactgggaatcaatggatctgctctccaatcgaagtttgctgccttttccctcaagttttgatggttggaatcaaggatttgcttgggggcttgaggagcaacaatggagggagagagaggtgagctctggtctgtttgcaacggttggaagcgaggaagaagagcagattaccgtttgagacggtctggaagggtatttatatccagctctccaactgtcacagggtagggcggcagtgccgcccttagagggcggcagtgccgcccttgcctgaaccagcctgaaaacacaaaagtgtagagagaaagatatgctggctaggcttgggtctgaggatgttgatgagcttttgagcctttggttcacaatttgatccacaaccttggagtccctctatatagtacggcttttcctatactcaaattcaaaccgaaaatgaattaaacctcctttggagctaggaaagccatcctttagaaatgggggatcctccatggtattcaacaacctctttgctatattccctgcttgtcatctcagcaaaactcattagttccctaattaggtggtcatcaacgccaaaacccacaataggcttgattgcacttacagttTGGCATGGCTTCTCCAGTAGCTTCAGGAGCTATTTGGAGCTGTTTTGTGCCAAACAGGGTAAAATAGAATGGCTCCATCAATGAAGCCCCTAAAAACGTGCTCTCACAGAGCTTTGGGTGTGAAGGAGCCAAAAATAGTGGCTTCTCCCGGCTTCACCTTATCTTATATGGCATTCTGTGAGAGCATATTTTAATAAAAGAGTTGTTTTGCCAAACGGTCTATCAAAATGGTTCCAGCTCCACCAATAGAGCTGTTCATGGAGCTGAAACCccaaaaaacagcttcactggTAAAgtggagctgtgccaaacaggccctaaatctTCTTTTCTTCTAAATCTTTCTCTAATAACAAAAAGATAAAATTTCTGCCTTTTTTTGTCTAACCCATTTATTTTGCCAACCGCCAGCGATAAAAtatgctaagagcatctccaagagactagaTAAAATTATACTCTAAACTATAAAATTTAGCTATTgcgtaaaataaaaaaaactcacCCAATGCGTAGAGTTTTACAACAACCTTTAGATTGGATAGCCTGTGACGTGTTATCTATGACAAATAAATGTTTGAAGATAGGAAACATGTTATTTTAGCAAATCAAATAGTACACctattaaattttattttttgctttaaaaatctaaaaatagcCTAGATAATAGTTGCTCTAATAGACGGGCCGATCCTGCATTCTTTTGGTATTTGCGGGCCCAATCTCTGATTTTATGGCATCTGACGAAGTAGCTCCAAAAGAGCAAGGCTAATAATACAAAGCATCTGCTGGCTGTaagttttttttaacttttttgtAGCTCACTTATATAGTAGTTAGCTATTCATTATTAATACATGATTCACTTATCTGTCTCACAAGATTTCTTGATTCCATTATACCTGCTCAAATGTGACGATAGGTGCATGTGCCTTTGTCATGTACAAGCAAGGCTGCTTGGTGCGGGCCCGTCGCCGTTAAGTGGGGTGGCTTGCATGGCGGTTTCGCTGATTTACTGTGAGAGAAAAAAATTATTGAATAACTGATAGATTCGGGAGATAAGGTCAAATGAAcagagcagaagaagaagacttgaacctgtttaggccttgtttacttttcaaaaatattgcaaaagttttttaagattttcgtcatatcaaatcttgcggtacatatatgaagcactaaatatagataaaaaataacatattccataatttacctataattggtaagatgaatcttttgagcctagttagtctatggttagacaatatttgttaaatacaaataaaaattttacagtgtctattttgcaaaatattttgcaaccaAAGCCTTAGTTCCCAAAACTTTTctaaaaagttcaaaattttttgtcaTAATAAATCTTACGAcatatgtataaagtattaaatatagataaaagaaataactaattatatagtttgtttaTAATTTTCAAGACTTTAGATCTAactaatttataattaaataataattatcaaatacaaataaaattactacactaccgaggccttgtttagatgtgaaatttttttgatttcgctactatagcattttcgtttgtttgtggtaaatattatttaatcataaactaaataggattaaaagattcgtctcgcgatttacagtcaaactgtgtgattagtctttatttttgtctatatttaatgcttcatgtatgtgccgcaagattcgatgtgagagaatcttgaaaactttttgaattttggggtaaacaaggcccaaatgcaAATGGTATTCGGGAGATGTTGGCCCCGCTTGGAACCGTCGTTCGAGGCCCGGCCCTACAGGACCACGCTGCCTGGTGACGCGGGCAACACGTCCTCTGGAACCTCCTATCCGCCACGTCCGCGCGTGGCTCCTATCTCCGTCACCGGTCCAACACCTGAACACCTGCTGTGCTAACCATGACAGCTTCCTCCCTCCTATGCGAGACGAGTTCGGACGCGTACTTATGTGTACCGTATGGTACGAGTAAAAAGTGTGTGAATTATGTGCGTGATAAGTAGGGAAAAATAAGAGAATCATATATAAATTGAAAGAGGGACGAagccagaaaaaaaaataaagaggcTAAACAAAAGTTCTACATCGACTTAGCTCTATTATTACCTCTCataatagaaaaaatatattagctatatcgacttagctctactattatccatcataataaaaaatatattagctTGAAATAGtcttatattaaaaatatagaTCAATGatgaaaattcataaaatatattaaaaaataaagttCTCAGCCCACCCCAACTTTATAAATttgtgtctaaaattagaagGAGAGCACTAGAAATTCCACTAGGCTAGCAGCGGTAAGGGGGGCTGGAGCCCCCCTAGCCCCATCGCTGATTTCGTCGCTAATTCGAAGCTCAACCTCATATAATGACTTGTGAGTTGTGACACGGCCTTAAGCGCAAAAGTTTCGAGAATCGGCTGGCTTCAAAACTTAAAGTTCGACCTTATTATTAGCAGATGAACAAGATTGATGGTAAGCATGTGGGGAGGGCAGCTTAGGACATTCCCTATGATTAAAACTATGTACGATATCCAAAAGAACCAGGTCAGCAAATAATAATATGTATAAACTACTCTTCCAATAAAGGAGTCTTCgtgtaataaatattactctactAATAACTGGTGATGTTAAAAAAACCAAAATAGATGGACATATACAGAATAGCAGTCCTAGTACAAGTGGAACATGTAcggataaaataaaaaaattcaacTTAAATAATTAGAAGCCACCGAGAAGTACTCTCGTCTACATATTCAATCACCTCAACAAGCCTTCCCGTCTACACAACCTGCGCTAGTACAACAACCTGCGATGCCTCTCTCCGTTTGCTCCACTTCCATCCGCACACAGAGCAGAACACGTGCAGCACCATGGCGTGGTGGCTGTCGGCTAGCGCGGGCAGCGGCATGCGACCGAGTGCGCGGCTAGTACATGTTCCTAGTACAAGTGGAACATGTACATACTGGCTAGCGCGCTGCTAGTAGAGCGAGCGCACAACGGCAGCGTGGGCGAGCGCGGTGGCCATCAGCGAGCACGCGTAGCGGCGCAGAGCGACCGCCAGCAGAGCCCGTGCGCGCCCAGGTGCAGGCGGCGGGCGAGCAATCACGACCCCAACTTGATAGAAAAGTCTAGATTCTTCTCAACATTGAAATTGTCGTTTCTTCGTGCATCGATTTAAGAGTCGATGTGATTTCGTCTGGAAAAAAACGGTTTTCTCTGTTTTCCATCTctgtcttcattaattataataCCACATCAGTATTATAAGGTGGGCATCGGTAGGCAAAAAGTAAAAACTTCAATTCAAGAATCTCGTCACAATCTTTGGCACTGAATTTGGATGCCACAATATGTCACCGCTACAGGTGTGTTGTAGCAAATGAAGGTTGGTGTGTCTAAACAACCCCATAATGCGGTTGCAGTAGCTATTAGCCTATTACGAAGATGGAGACACGCATGTGAAATGGAGGTAGATTTTTTGTATTTCATTTCAGAGGCAGCAAGGCATGAAGTGGTATTACAACAAGTACATAATTATCTTATAGCAAGCCAAtaccaatgtggagaagctgttagcatgatttttttttttgtgtgctgAGGGTCTATTTAGTTACACCTAAAATGGCAAATGATTTTGGGTTTAGGTCTTTTgcatttagaaactaaacaacacCATGTAAAGTTGCCAAAAATGGTATCCGGTAAATATTTGGATTTTGAGAGATAGGAGGCCcaaaactgtgtaaaatgttatTGGGTGGCGTACATGGTCTCACATTAGTTTACTACAGACCAAAAAATTTAGCTTACATATAAACACCAATCTGTAAAAGTTTGCATTTGTAAAGCTCATGGCAAAAAGATTTGGGCTGTAAAGTTTTTACATTATTTGGAACTAAGCAGGCCCTGAGTTAAACCACTCTTTGATTGGATGATCTCACTAAAAGACAAAGTTTCCAAGTCTGATTGTTTGCTGGACGTCCTTTGGCACCTCGAGATTCGAGCGATGCTCCCGTGCTCCgatatttttttttaaggaaAGAACCAAAATCCAGAGGTACGAATCGCCACGTCCGCCTGAGGGCTCACTCAAGCCAGTACTACTCTTCCCCTGCAGCAGCAGAAGACTAGCAGAGCGAGGCCAAACAGAACCgtcacaaaaaaataaaaataaaaaagaagggTAGGCCTCGACGAAAATTTCGCAGCCATAGGCCCCGCTCCCCCCCGGCGCAGATCTTTTCTCGCTCCCCTCTCCCCGCCGAtcacgccggcggcgcgatggcGGCGACCTCCGGCGCGCCGGTTCCCGACGACAACGGGCACGGCCGCCTCGCGTCGTCCCTGACGGCGCGCTACTCGGACTGGGTGCTGGAGGCGCTGGACGAGCTCCCGGGGAGCTTCCTGCTCACGGACCCCGCCCTGCCGGGCCACCCCATCGTGTACGCCTCGGGGGGCCTCGCCGCGCTCACCGGCTACGCGCCGCGCGACGTGCTGGGCCGCAACGCGCGCCTCTTCCAGGGCGCCGCCACCGaccgcgccgccgtcgccggcgtccgcgaggccgtccgcgcgcacCGCGCGCACCAGGCCGCGCTCCTCAACTACCGCCGCGACGGCGCCCCGCACTGGGTCCTGCTCCACCTCGCCCCCGTCTTCCACGCACGCGACGGCACCCTGCTCCACTTCCTCGCCGTCCAGGTGCCCATCGCCCCCGCTGCCGCCACGCGCGGGGCGACGTGCCACGCCACGGGGCATTTGCTAGCCGCGTGCCGCGACGAGGCTAGCAGGGTCGCAGAGGATTTTCCCTGCTCCACCCACGCGGCCAAGGTGTTTGTCGATATGGACAAGAGAGGTCAGTGTGCCTGCCTGTGTAGTCTTCCTAGTACGTTGCACTAGTAAATTATTAGTCATCCTGCTCGATTTTCCCTTGAGTTTCAAACATTAATTGCAAGTGAATTCAATTGAAGCCATTTCTTGTTTTGTTCCTAAAGCTGAACGTATGTTCCAAGCTTGCCCTGAATAAGACTGCTCATGAAATCGTCCCCGGATGATTAGTTGGTTACTTGGTTTGCCAATTCAGCTATCATAGTTATAGTTGCACTATTCTCATTTGTGGGCATGGACAGACAAACCGCAGTGGTAGATTACTCAGAGAGTTAGAGT from Sorghum bicolor cultivar BTx623 chromosome 3, Sorghum_bicolor_NCBIv3, whole genome shotgun sequence encodes the following:
- the LOC8078743 gene encoding protein TWIN LOV 1 isoform X4, producing the protein MAATSGAPVPDDNGHGRLASSLTARYSDWVLEALDELPGSFLLTDPALPGHPIVYASGGLAALTGYAPRDVLGRNARLFQGAATDRAAVAGVREAVRAHRAHQAALLNYRRDGAPHWVLLHLAPVFHARDGTLLHFLAVQVPIAPAAATRGATCHATGHLLAACRDEASRVAEDFPCSTHAAKVFVDMDKRGLEAEELRVASDCEKEMATSMANNIVSVLNRYSKLTGLVVSSQRCSSVGIPALSSSLNLSLGRIKQSFVLTDSRLPDMPIIYASDAFTSLTGYSREEILGCNCKVLNGPGTSLEVLEEACTVDLLSYRKDGSSFCDLLHVSPIRDASGCLSYLGSP
- the LOC8078743 gene encoding protein TWIN LOV 1 isoform X3, with the protein product MAATSGAPVPDDNGHGRLASSLTARYSDWVLEALDELPGSFLLTDPALPGHPIVYASGGLAALTGYAPRDVLGRNARLFQGAATDRAAVAGVREAVRAHRAHQAALLNYRRDGAPHWVLLHLAPVFHARDGTLLHFLAVQVPIAPAAATRGATCHATGHLLAACRDEASRVAEDFPCSTHAAKVFVDMDKRGLEAEELRVASDCEKEMATSMANNIVSVLNRYSKLTGLVVSSQRCSSVGIPALSSSLNLSLGRIKQSFVLTDSRLPDMPIIYASDAFTSLTGYSREEILGCNCKVLNGPGTSLEVLEEINQHICSEQACTVDLLSYRKDGSSFCDLLHVSPIRDASGCLSYLGSP